The genomic segment AATgcctttattatttagaaatgTGACATTTTTTGACCAATGGTTTAATATTTAGACTGATTAATATTTAGACTGATTACACTGTTTCTGTATCTGTACCGTAGTGAGTTTCAAAGCATCATGTTCTTTTGCATTGCATCGTATTCTGTTTAATCCCATTGTGTCGAATCATACCGCAATAATGGTGAAACTTATTGTATGACAGTAGTAGTTGCTTCATATATAACTTTGATGTATAGGATCATTGGCAGTGCATGGAGATGTGTATCGCGTCACCTCAATGATGGTGATGCACATCCCGAATGAATAACATTAGGGTTGTACATTGTTCTATGGCGAAAGGGTGgagcccccaccccagcccacaATACTCTGTGCTTGCATTCCTCCCCCACAGAAGACGAGGAAGAGGATGAGTGGACTGCTTGGTCGCCATGCAGTGTGAGCTGTAGCCAAGGCAACCAGAAGCGCACTCGCGCATGCGGCTACGCCTGCACGGCAACAGAATCCAGGACATGTGACCTCGAGCGCTGCccaggtgctgtgtgtgtgtgtgtgtgtgtgtgtgtgtgtattagctTTACTATACTTGTGAGGACCAAAGGATCTCACAGAGCAGCAAACtcattccaaaccgcttatcctactgggtcgcggggggtccggagcctctgtcactgtctgcctgcctacctgcctgcctgtctctaTCTGTCTTTGCCTGTCTATCTCTTTGTCACTGtctttgtctgtctgcctgtctgtctgtctcagtctgtctgtcactatctgggtgtgtgtgtgacttagTTGACTCCCTCTCACACTTACCGTCTCCTTCTATTCTCCACCTCATGTCTCACATCTTCCCTGGTTTTTCCTTCTCCATTCTGATGTAATTTGCCATTCACTGATACATGCTTGTAATGCTAAACCCGTATAAGATATTCCTAAGGAAATGCAGGCATAATCGGGGGATTACAGTGTACTTAGCTCATTTCCCACTGGAACGTGTGTTTGTGAGATTTCAGTCGGACACCTCCAGCTGGTTAGGTTGCCGTCGttgttaataaacagtactttCTTATTTGTGTTATGGTCTCATAGTGGGTAAATGGGTAATGCCACAGCCTCTCACCCTGGGCTACCTAGGATGGCCACCAAGcaagaggggggaggggggggttggatTATTTGTACTGTTTAACTTGATTCTTCTGTTAAAAATACAGGACTGATATGAAAAATGAAACGACAGTGATCTTTCCATCTATTTATCCATTGTTTGAACATTATATGGTGACAATGAGTCAGCATCCTCTCCCCGGAGCAATAGGACAAGGGACAGGATGCCATCTATCACAGGAAATGCTCAGAATTACACATCATGGCCTGGATGTACAAGGCAAATATATGACCCTCAGCTACAAGATGTAAATCATAATTTGTCTGTAATCCGTCCATTCTTGTGTCATCCATGGCCACATGGTGCCGTATTGTCCTGCCAGGAGACTTTGGCTGGTTCAATCAACAGATTGATGGTCAATTCATTCATTAGTGCATAATCTTCTCATTACATGGTCTCCTCTTACCTGTAGTGGGAAGGCCAATGTGCTCTGACTGCATGTTCTGCTGTCATCTGCCTTGCAGGCGATGTGAACGCCGTGACAGAGCTCATCCCCTATGAGACTGAGAACAGCACCGACTTTGTCGGTGCAGGTCAGTATGTTTGTTAACTTGATGCTGGGGGAGAGAGGGATCAATCCGCCAGGCCATCTCAGCTGCCTCAGTGGCCAGATCGCTCCCTCACTCGCTCACTCCCAGCTGTGAGGGTCACTGTGTTCCTCCAGTCGGTACTTATGGCCCTGTGATTCGTAAGGCAGAGCAATGGGAGACACACTCCAGCTGCACTCTGCTGCGGGGTAGTTCACAATTACGGTGGATTTCTGAATCTTTAAATATGGCAGTATGGATCAGTAGGGGGTCCACTGCTTCATCATGAAAGTAATATTGTTATTTATGAATGTTTGACTTGGATCACCAGCTGTGCATTAATGGCCTATATTTTCCCTTTAAGTGAAAATCCAGGCTGCACGGTTAGTTAGACATAGCGAATTGTAATCAAATGATGGTGGTAATGGATTTCTGTGTGGGAATgcgcctgctgcagaggtggacaGCTGCGAGAAATGGCTGAACTGCAAGAGCGACTTCCTGCAGAAGTACCTGCAGCAGGTGCTGACGGAGCTGCCCAGCTGTCCCTGCTCTTACCCCTCGGAGGCGCTCTACAGCGCCGTCAGCATCTTCGACGAGCGGCTGCGGAGGGCGCACCGCTGGCGTGATGCCAGCGGACCCCGAGAGCGCCTGGAGGTGTACAGGCCCACAGCACGCTCCTGCCTGCGCTCCATGCTGTCTGGCGACAGTGGCACGCTGGCTGCACAGCTCTGTTGCTATGATGCACACATGCGGCTGCTGACGCGCGGCAAGGGTGCGGGGGCGCCCGACTTGGTCAGTGCCGACTTCTCGCCCGAGCTGCACTTTAAGGTGGACGTGCTGCCCTGGGTGCTATGCAAGGGCGACTGGAGCCGCTTCCACGTCGCCCGGCCACCCAACAACGGACTGGGCTGTACCGAGAACCCGCGTGAGGATGTCTTCGCTAACGAGCTGGAGGAGGCCCGCGAGTACTGAAAAACACACAAGTGCCACTCTGAGTTCCCATGAGCCTCGGCATGGTGCTGCCCATTTTACTGAGGAATGCTcttactcatgtctgtgtgagtgttacTCATTAACGGCCCGGTGTAGGTGTTCAAAGTACTGCTGCTGTGTTTGATGCCCCATAGTGACCCTCCCTTAAAGctcgcccctcccccccctcccctcccctcccctcccctccacgAGGCCCACTGACAATACGAGAGAAGAGTCTGTTATTTTGTTTAAAGTTTCACCATGACTCATTTGTTTGCAGAGTTTGCGGTGAATTAAACACTGTTTCAGGACCGACGATATGAGGATGGATGATGATGTGGGTGGCTCCGCCCCTTCTGCACAGCGTCCCGATCACGGGCACGTTTTCGGGAAGGCACAGAGCGTTACTGTTTTCCAGGgcctttaaaatgtttatttggtTCTGAACTTGCCTGCATTTTAAATGGGATTAAGCTGCTAAGGACCATTTTTGGTACAGAATGTGCTCCCGTCCCTCACCTCGCAGTTTTTATTGCTCAGAACAAACGCCGAAAAAAAATGCAGTTACATCTGCATTTATGCTCCCGTGCCAAGCGAAAAGTGATTAACACAATTAGGTCAGATAGGTTTAaatcaataaaataaatcaatacattcttAGGAAATGTGTGGTGGTTACACggtatttctcaatttttagtgtgtaaaattcttttttcttttgtgtGCCAATACTAAACCAGAGCCGTATTTATGTAGATTTAGGTTTCATTCATGAATGAGGAGACGCAGCAGAAATTGCTCTGCAGAAACCACATCTGCTCCAGTCCTGGTGCTGGTCGAAGAGACACGTTTTTGCAGGTTGTTATTGTAAGATGGAAATGCGCTCCTTGACAGATAGTGGCTATCTTAGCCAGCGTTTATGTGGAATGTTCTCGCTCTGTATTTTTCAAACATGCGCTTTTAAACAGCCTCTCAGCTTTATCTGAAAAGGACTACCTATTTAAACAATGTAACTTTCCATTCGATTTAATAATGTGGAAAATGACTTTCTTAAGGAAGTCCTAAGTCAGCAGAACTGATTATCTGGTACGTGCCCACGTTGTGTGTCTGTAAAATGCACAGTGTGGCTGTCAGTGGTCGGCGAATGAAAAAGAGGCTGTTGCAGCCAAAATATGGTACGAATTTCCACATGTACGCAGACCGGCACGAGTTCTGGCCAGAGCACGGGAGCGTGTGGTCTCTATCCAGGGGCCCGGCCGAGGGATGAGATCCAAATGCAAGCGGGAGAGGTGCAGACCACCCGTCCTGGGGAGAGAGAGGACATGTCTTTTCCCCACTTCTGTTTTCTTTGGCCAGTCTTGAAAAGCAgttgtctctccccccccccccccccaaagctatggagccccccccccacgataCCTCACTCAAGAGCCACCAGCGTCTCTGCCCTTGTGAGCCTCCTGAGGCCCAGTTTTATTACAGAAAAAATACTGATATATGTACCTGCTTGACAGCAGAGTCCACGCCAAACACCTTTTCTTTTGCTGAATTGTATCCTTGAGTGTTTCATTGATGTGTCGAGTTCACATGGGCCCAGTTAAAGCACCATATTTGGTGGAGCCCAGAAGCCCgattcaaacttttttttttatactcaTTTGGGAACATCATTGGAGGAAAACACTTTTCTGTAGAAGTATTCTGAGGTTTCTTGGTTAGGAAGGTGTTGGGGATCAGTGGGAATCTGAGACGGCTCGTGTTTAAACATTCCTGGTGCTGTTTTGGCAAACACTTCTTAACCGTCTGTAAATGCAATTTGCAGGCTTCTTCATCTTAGCAGGGATGTTCTGTCACTCTTCCGTCCGGGCAAAGCTGTGTCTAAATGATGCATTTAGTTTGGATTATTATGAACCGAAAAATCATGCCATAGAGCTCTCATCAGGAATAAAAGTTGAAATGTTCGCGGTAACgtttcacattttaaaatcactttttttttttaagaaaggcACTttaacattatatatatatatataaatatatgtaaatataaactgTACCATCATATCGTAATGAGTTGTAAAGATATGCTATGTTTTACTGGTGTTATGTGTGTCAGTATTGCTCTACATGATCATATTGTGCCTTTTTAAAACTTATATTAGATATTATCTTGTACAGTATTTATTGTTCTGTTTGATTTCTGAAGCTTTGAAATATTGAAATTATTCTATGATACTGAATGTGCACTATTAAAAGTGAATACCACATTTCAAAAGGGATTTCAGCTGCATCAAGGAAATTGATTTTCATTAGACTACATCACTTTCATGAAAAAAAATTGTATTCCTTTTGATTCTGCTTCTTTTTTCTGCCAGCTGGCCAGGTAAAATGTTATGTTTTGGAATGAATATAAGGCTTTTGCCATAATTGTCTCTTGTTGTTATTCTGGATCATTCTAAAGATTGCTGTTCTAAAGATCAAGGTTTCTGTCATGGTGTTAACTAGTACAATATAAATTGGTACTGATTAATCAAACCGAATTGAATTTAACTAATTAACCGATAACAATTTAAATCTTGGGCTGTTTTATTTTGGGAGAGAATGTTCTGTGAAGTTGAGGAGGTCCaagtaaaacacagtcagactaTCAGAGAGGCTTTGAATCCTCTTTCGCTGCAGTTGACTGACTGGATCGCGCCCCATTTACCTGGACGAGGAGATGTAGTGAAGGGAACTGGAGCCAGAGACTCGGCAGTCTGCTTCTGTAGCCGTCCAACAAGACTTTtcagccctggggggggggggggggggttgctaccTTAGTGCATGGCTGCCTGGTTTCAATTAGAAAGCCAGAGCAGAAACAACTGCTTTTGGCTGTTCAGTGGCAGTGTGTGCTGATACACAGACACGTCTCCCCGGGCAGAAGCCTTGCGTTTCCATGGCAATCGTTCCTGAGGGGTAATCCGTCAGGGCAGCCCTTGGAAGTCGAGGGGAGGTGTCgttacaaacaaaaacaaaataaaactgatCAAACGTGAAAATACTGCTAACACATGCTAGCTGACATTTGTATAAACATATCGAGCTGACCTTTCTCATACAGAGGTTACATGCCTGCATACGGGaaatcttgggggggggggcgtttgacAAATGTGTTTAGTGTAAATCTCACAGCCAGCCCACAGGAGCTTACAGTTACATACTCGTCCAGCTATGTCACCACCATCTGGCGATATAATGACCTAATTGCATGCACATTAAGGGTGCTCAGATGACTCCTGCACCAGCGGTTTGGGGTCAGGTGTGCCACCTCCCACGCGGCTGCTGGAAGCCTAAGATAGGAATTAAAAGGCCTTCTCGGGACAGGCTATACGTTCCAGAGAGCCCGAGCTAGAGAAAGTCCCCGCCTCACGGCACAGTCTTCACTGCCCCATCTTCTACTCTCGTTTGTGTGTCGTAACTTAATTCACTGTTTTGGTTAGGAAGATGCAATAGTATGATGCTGTTATTCCTGGTGCTGCGTTCGACCTCCTTCTGAACAGAGCAGAAATGTGATCTGTTTATAGGTTAATGTCATACTGTTCAGTTATTCGCATTGACATTGGACAGCATTTGACATTGAATATGGCAGGCTTACCTGAAACTAATCTTCTGTACATTTATAGTTAAAGCAGTAAAGTTATACATTCTACTCACAACTCACATCACATTGGATAACTCATACTTACAGGCCGAAGACTAAAGTGTACCTGTTTAACAATGTTTTTGTTGTAATCATTTACAGTGTTACATGACTTCAGGTCTGGAATTCAGGTTCATAAATCAGGGTCACAGTCAtgtgtttaatttattttgcgTTTATTTCAGCCAAAGGCAGCTGGACTGTGCCACTGATATGGCCAAAAGCAAATATGGTGAAAAATGCACCTGTAAGCTTATGCGACAACCTTGTGCATTTGCACTCGCACCCTGAACATCAACAGGTCTCAGACTGTCGATAATCAAGATGTGTCTTCTCCCTGGTATCCTGTGACGTTTCCCACAGGAGAGCTTGAATCCCAGGCCAGAAAGCCCGCCAGCCCTCCCCAGCTGGCCCCGGCGTTAATAATGTTGGGACAGAATGCAAGACTGGGAAACTGCTTCACTGACTGACGCTTCTTGTGTGAGGAAAGAACAGATGTCATCCTGATGTAATGGTATTCTGAGCAAATCTTTTTCCGACAGATCTACAGGAAATGCTCTGGAAGACTCTTCTCTGCTTTCACATGTTATGACAGAGTGGCTTATAATTTTATAAATGTAATAAGTTATTTTCAAATTCaacaggcatcccatccagagtttTCCTCCATCGTTAGCTCTGTCTTGACCCTGTTCTGGATAAGCTATTGGATGGATGTATTCTCAATTTCAGTCATAAGACCATCCAATAGctttattattagtatttttttattatatggcACATGATGCACTGCATGGTGGCTCACTGGACAGCACAGTGATCTCATACCTCTGGGGTTGAGGGTTTGAAATTGCAAGCATTTGTGGGCTTTTACCTGGCTCTCCAGTTTATACCCAAAGACACGCGGATTAGGGGAATTGGTGTCTATAAATTCCCTATGATGGGTAATTGTGTGTGTAAGGGAGTTATGTATGTATTATGGCGAAAAGTAAATGtgtgataaaaatctgttattttcatGTTAAAGGGAGCATTTTTCTCAGTCCCCGCAAGGGGAACCTCAGTTTTTacaaaaatctgtgattgcaatgaaaaaaatgaaaattccaagtttttttttgcttacttatggttaatgttAGGCCTGGGGAGGGGAAGCTTGTCATTGTTGGCGTTAGTGTTTTACCCATAGAAATGAttttgtccccacaaagatgtgtatacaaatgtatgtgtgtgtgtgtgtgtgtgcgtgtgtgcgtgcgtgtgcgtgtgtgtgtgcatgtgcgagcgCAGAGTTCAGGAAAAAATTATCCTGGATTGGACCCTGATAAGGCCGGATAGAGGATGACAGCTGGCGGCAAGTGTGGATGCCAGATGAGGGCTGGTACGGTTTATTCAGCTGTGACAGCCGTCAGGCCCAGAAGAGAGCAGGCCGGCTTTGACCTCAGCGAGTGCGGTCAGTGTGGGAGCCAGTAAATCTGACTGAGATTTGTACAGATTCCAGAGGAGAATTAATGAGTTTGATCGTGGTTTGTGTGGGTTTGAGATGAAAATTAATATGCCTGACCGCGGTTTGTGTGGATTCCGGACAAGGATAAACAGGTTAGACTGGGATTTATGTGGATTTTGGATGAGAACAAATAGCTTTTGTGATTTGTGTGGATTTCAGATGACAACACTCAGGATTCATTCAGTTGTGTGGATTTCAGATTTAGAAGAGCAGGCTTGTCCATTATCTATGTGTATACAGATTTCAAATGAGAGCTGACGGCATTTACAATATTAACAAACCAGTATTAAGTTAAATCTTGCAGTTACACCCCCTTGCAGAGAGCCTTCCTATAATTCTTTATGATTCTATGATTCTAGCTTCATTCCAGGACAATCCACATGAATTCACTGTTAAAGGTGCATTTATGCATgaaacacccatccatccatccttccatccattgtatggactgcaggaggaaaccggaCATGACAATTTCAGAAAATGCAGGCTGAACAGGTTAACTCTGAGTGGCTCCCTGACATGTTGTAAGCTGAGACACCATCAAGGCTGTTTATGAAGCTGACAGtgggcaggcagaaaaatgtgaAAGATGTTTCTTTATGTTAGATATTGCTGCCAGTTAATGAAAGTGAAAGCATATAGGAGTCAAAACATACCTAAATAGCCCTCATGTGTAATGTTTACAACTGCATGCAGTCTGGGGCAGACAGTGGCTCTACAGATGAGGTTAATGCTGAGGGTGGCTGCGGGAAAAAGGTGGGGGGATGTTGCATGGGGTTGGTGCGTGTACATTCACACTACTTGCCAGAATGTAAATGCACACCCCCAGGATGACTGATGCTGGGCCACAGGAGCAGCACTGAGCAGATGTGACTCCCCAGGGAAGTGAGGAAAAACTGAGGCCTGTTTTAGGGATGTTTGAATGAGTGTGAGCATTGTGAGTCTTCAGAAAGAACTGGCATGGTGTGAACATCAGAGTGAGTCTCAGGGGGTGACCAGCATGGTGTTAACATCAGAGTGAATCTCAGGGGGTGACCAGCATGGTGTG from the Brienomyrus brachyistius isolate T26 chromosome 19, BBRACH_0.4, whole genome shotgun sequence genome contains:
- the LOC125714536 gene encoding isthmin-2-like isoform X1; the protein is MLVRLAVSVAIFLGLVEGFPTKKTQKSPVVRAGAIAEAQAQTPSIDVLQDLEAMQEHNQVRTIPFNHKKRWSPHLPKPEPEEESKPFVLDLKNFPDLANVDLSSQNPNIQVTIEVIDNPQADMEMDLDEESHKDWGASSVDLPGNKKLFWPLFWGYPDSEEEDSSRPSLGETTTEEDSSEELVLSGVGDDWDGRWRNGWDTKETYEDEEEDEWTAWSPCSVSCSQGNQKRTRACGYACTATESRTCDLERCPGDVNAVTELIPYETENSTDFVGAEVDSCEKWLNCKSDFLQKYLQQVLTELPSCPCSYPSEALYSAVSIFDERLRRAHRWRDASGPRERLEVYRPTARSCLRSMLSGDSGTLAAQLCCYDAHMRLLTRGKGAGAPDLVSADFSPELHFKVDVLPWVLCKGDWSRFHVARPPNNGLGCTENPREDVFANELEEAREY
- the LOC125714536 gene encoding isthmin-2-like isoform X2, with protein sequence MLVRLAVSVAIFLGLVEGFPTKKTQKSPVVRAGAIAEAQAQTPSIDVLQDLEAMQEHNQVRTIPFNHKKRWSPHLPKPEPEEESKPFVLDLKNFPDLANVDLSSQNPNIQVTIEVIDNPQADMEMDLDEESHKDWGASSVDLPGNKKLFWPLFWGYPDSEEEDSSRPSLGETTTEEDSSEELVLSGVGDDWDGRWRNGWDTKETYDEEEDEWTAWSPCSVSCSQGNQKRTRACGYACTATESRTCDLERCPGDVNAVTELIPYETENSTDFVGAEVDSCEKWLNCKSDFLQKYLQQVLTELPSCPCSYPSEALYSAVSIFDERLRRAHRWRDASGPRERLEVYRPTARSCLRSMLSGDSGTLAAQLCCYDAHMRLLTRGKGAGAPDLVSADFSPELHFKVDVLPWVLCKGDWSRFHVARPPNNGLGCTENPREDVFANELEEAREY